In Inquilinus sp. Marseille-Q2685, the following proteins share a genomic window:
- a CDS encoding M23 family metallopeptidase, whose amino-acid sequence MKRTRHALVLVIASVGLAACGAAAAPPVTGSSKGTTPQSVSSRPPATPGLDSFIVPVRATGIGSPFGQRHGRMHTGIDFRAPMGTPVIAAASGLVEIVATDSGYGRHIVIEHSAAKTLYAHLKDFAPGIRPGLQVKQGQTIGYVGRSGRATGTHLHFELMKDSKPVDPQLAFGPVAADRQLAQR is encoded by the coding sequence ATGAAGAGAACGCGTCATGCCCTTGTCCTGGTGATCGCATCGGTCGGTCTGGCTGCGTGCGGTGCCGCGGCCGCGCCGCCGGTGACGGGATCGTCAAAGGGCACGACGCCGCAGTCGGTCTCGTCCAGACCGCCGGCCACGCCGGGGCTGGACAGCTTCATTGTGCCGGTGCGCGCCACCGGGATCGGCTCGCCGTTCGGGCAGAGGCATGGCCGGATGCACACCGGCATCGACTTCCGGGCACCGATGGGCACCCCGGTCATCGCAGCCGCGAGTGGTCTGGTGGAGATCGTCGCAACCGACTCCGGGTACGGCCGCCACATCGTAATCGAACATTCAGCGGCGAAGACCCTCTATGCTCACCTGAAGGATTTCGCACCTGGGATCCGGCCTGGCCTGCAGGTCAAGCAAGGGCAGACGATCGGCTATGTCGGCCGCTCGGGGCGGGCAACCGGGACTCATCTGCACTTCGAACTGATGAAGGATAGCAAGCCGGTCGACCCGCAGCTCGCATTCGGGCCGGTAGCAGCGGACCGCCAGCTCGCGCAACGGTAA
- a CDS encoding NrsF family protein yields MLKRQLSTEELIEILVSQNRAIPSRTMAIQGLLLGLGGMAAVYFILSLGPARTDLRMLTADPPFLIPVATSALIWLTGVAALFFLRAPQGSGRWLLLPIGATVLWLAVEIAGVIADLSSDGSAAFAFASSPECPLAIIGLGAAALLALLFFVRDAVRLWKVPAIGVAAAAAASLPASLLNLFHSLDTAAMVLLWHGVTVGTMTATVMLVARRRFRRPIADGRVSP; encoded by the coding sequence ATGCTGAAGCGGCAATTGTCCACCGAGGAGCTCATCGAGATCCTGGTGTCGCAGAACCGGGCCATCCCGTCTCGGACGATGGCGATTCAGGGGCTTCTCCTCGGCCTTGGCGGGATGGCTGCGGTCTATTTCATCCTTTCGCTGGGCCCCGCCCGTACAGATCTGCGCATGTTGACGGCGGACCCGCCGTTCCTGATCCCGGTCGCCACATCCGCGCTCATCTGGCTCACCGGCGTCGCCGCGCTTTTTTTCCTGCGGGCGCCACAAGGCTCCGGGCGATGGCTATTGTTGCCGATCGGCGCCACCGTGTTGTGGCTGGCCGTCGAAATCGCCGGCGTCATCGCGGACCTGTCGTCCGATGGCAGCGCCGCCTTCGCCTTTGCCAGCAGCCCCGAATGTCCGCTCGCGATCATCGGTCTGGGCGCCGCGGCCCTTCTGGCGCTCCTATTCTTCGTCCGTGATGCCGTGCGCCTGTGGAAGGTCCCGGCGATCGGCGTTGCAGCGGCCGCCGCCGCCTCGCTTCCTGCGAGCCTCCTCAATTTGTTCCATTCCCTCGACACCGCCGCGATGGTCCTCCTCTGGCACGGTGTGACGGTCGGAACGATGACGGCCACAGTGATGCTCGTCGCCCGTCGGCGGTTCCGCCGGCCGATCGCGGATGGAAGGGTTTCCCCGTGA
- a CDS encoding penicillin-binding protein 2 — MVQDIGASQARPVNMKQARKRLAVLTLLSLAAFVVVSVRLIWVMGPAQSRGDAHGFEMIEATPQRPEIRDRNGVLLAVNVDIPSIYADPQIIPDPEEAAKLLARVLPGLDPIEIRRRIAAGGRFLWIKRQVAPAVLKAVNALGIPGIDYRMETKRVYPSGRIAAHVVGYTSVDDAGIAGIEAYLDQLVRQTGPGGTEAVRLSLDIRVQALLHASLLRAIETYQARAAAGLVLDVTNGEVLALVSLPDFDPNTPAEALDPQRINRINVGVYEMGSTFKALTTAMALDSGLFTINSSLDAREPLRFGRFSINDYRGEKRILTLPEAFIYSSNIAMARMALAVGAERQKAFLGLMGQFGKLRTELPETAQPIVPAQWGEVTTATVAFGHGIAVAPLQAAMAVAALVNGGDLIRPTLIAGAEVGSRLVARGVVTPETGEALRYLMRLNAERGSAKKADVAGYMVGGKTGTAEKVVDGRYAGSRSLTAFMGISPADAPRYLFLTILDEPQSTPDSYGFATAGWNAAPVTGRIMAGALPMLGEVPRFGSVPQAFPTMAARGAWGSVPETGRDAAKHR, encoded by the coding sequence ATGGTGCAGGACATCGGAGCCTCTCAGGCGCGGCCTGTAAACATGAAGCAGGCCAGGAAGCGTCTCGCCGTTCTGACGCTGCTGTCTCTCGCCGCTTTCGTCGTGGTCTCCGTCCGCCTGATCTGGGTCATGGGGCCGGCGCAGAGCCGCGGGGACGCGCACGGGTTTGAGATGATCGAGGCGACACCTCAGCGGCCGGAGATCCGCGACCGCAACGGAGTCCTGCTCGCGGTCAATGTCGATATCCCGTCGATCTATGCGGATCCGCAGATCATCCCCGATCCGGAGGAGGCGGCGAAGCTGCTGGCCCGGGTGCTTCCGGGGCTCGATCCCATTGAGATCCGCAGGCGCATCGCGGCCGGCGGGCGGTTCCTATGGATCAAGCGACAGGTGGCGCCGGCCGTTCTGAAGGCGGTCAATGCCCTCGGGATCCCGGGGATCGACTATCGCATGGAGACGAAGCGGGTCTATCCCAGCGGCCGGATCGCGGCGCATGTGGTCGGGTACACGAGCGTGGATGATGCCGGCATCGCCGGCATCGAGGCCTATCTCGATCAACTGGTGCGGCAGACCGGCCCGGGCGGCACGGAGGCGGTGCGGCTGTCCCTCGATATCCGGGTGCAGGCCCTGCTGCATGCATCGCTTCTCCGCGCGATCGAGACGTATCAGGCCCGAGCGGCCGCCGGGCTGGTGCTCGACGTGACCAATGGCGAGGTCCTCGCGCTTGTTTCGCTGCCGGATTTCGACCCGAACACACCGGCTGAGGCCCTCGACCCCCAACGCATCAATAGAATCAACGTCGGCGTCTACGAGATGGGGTCGACCTTCAAGGCCCTCACCACGGCGATGGCGCTGGACTCTGGACTGTTCACGATAAACTCGTCTCTGGATGCGCGGGAGCCGTTGCGGTTCGGACGCTTCAGCATCAACGATTACCGGGGCGAGAAGCGCATCCTGACGCTTCCGGAGGCCTTTATCTACTCGTCGAACATCGCCATGGCCCGCATGGCTCTGGCAGTCGGCGCCGAGCGGCAGAAGGCGTTCCTGGGCCTGATGGGGCAGTTCGGGAAGCTGCGGACCGAACTGCCCGAGACGGCCCAGCCGATCGTCCCGGCGCAATGGGGGGAGGTCACGACGGCCACAGTGGCCTTCGGACACGGCATCGCCGTTGCGCCGCTGCAGGCGGCCATGGCAGTCGCGGCCCTGGTGAACGGCGGCGACCTGATTAGGCCGACCCTCATCGCAGGGGCGGAGGTCGGATCGAGGCTCGTCGCCCGTGGGGTGGTCACGCCCGAAACGGGCGAGGCCCTGCGATATCTGATGCGTCTCAATGCCGAGCGGGGCTCGGCCAAGAAGGCGGACGTCGCCGGCTACATGGTGGGCGGGAAGACGGGCACGGCCGAGAAGGTCGTGGACGGCCGATATGCCGGCAGCCGGTCGCTGACGGCCTTCATGGGCATCTCGCCGGCCGATGCGCCTCGCTACCTCTTCCTGACGATCCTCGATGAGCCGCAAAGCACTCCCGACTCCTACGGGTTCGCGACGGCGGGGTGGAACGCCGCGCCAGTGACCGGAAGGATCATGGCGGGCGCCCTTCCCATGCTTGGGGAGGTGCCGCGCTTTGGGTCGGTACCTCAAGCGTTTCCCACCATGGCAGCGCGCGGGGCGTGGGGCAGCGTGCCCGAGACCGGGAGGGATGCTGCCAAGCATCGGTGA
- the mrdA gene encoding penicillin-binding protein 2, which translates to MFEDDKVKQKAFTRRALVLAGLQGAAIAGLGAHLYRLQVVERDKYQVLSDKNRIRLRMMPVSRGRLLDRTGAPIAVNTQSFAALVTPENADDLRTALARLATIIPIDSDRIQGVIDKAHRQPGYVPIEILTGLTWEQMAAVSVSLPELPGVAVEQRDQRSYPLGSIIGHLTGYLAEPSKLGDPLQERAAKLGLKVGANGLERSFEERLQGQPGMVQAEVDVRGRTVRLLSQTPGVPGEDVTLAVDAGLQSYVAERLLAERSAAAVVLDIRDGGILAMVSQPGFDPNTLIDGITSAEWAGLSNNTDRPLLNKAISGEYAPGSTFKMVVLLAGLQAGVITPDHAASCRGFIEVGSSRFHCWKRGGHGRVGIRESLKWSCDVFYYDLAIRVGIDRIAEMAKTLGLGTSFDIGLAGERTARIPTAEWKEAAFGQPWRVGETVNAGIGQGYVTTTALQLATMAARLASGRALTPSLIRRGPDAAEPAPLPIDPEFLSLAVGGMTAVVNDRDGTAWSARIPNPAEAMAGKTGTSQVRRITMAERQAGVISNNDLPWERRDHALFVAFSPIHKPRFAAAVVVEHGGGGSAVAAPIARDVLVEAHRLLPDQAEHHHLIAAGPEQPPSTGRG; encoded by the coding sequence ATGTTCGAAGACGACAAGGTCAAGCAGAAGGCGTTCACGCGGCGGGCCCTCGTCCTGGCCGGGCTCCAAGGGGCCGCCATCGCCGGCCTCGGAGCACATCTCTACCGGCTGCAAGTCGTCGAACGGGACAAGTATCAGGTCCTGTCCGACAAGAACCGCATCCGGCTTCGGATGATGCCGGTCTCGCGCGGCCGCCTGCTGGACCGGACGGGGGCGCCGATCGCTGTCAACACCCAGAGCTTCGCGGCGCTTGTTACGCCGGAGAACGCCGACGATCTGCGAACGGCGCTCGCGCGGCTGGCCACGATCATTCCGATCGATTCGGACCGCATTCAAGGCGTGATCGACAAAGCCCACCGCCAGCCCGGCTACGTCCCGATCGAGATCCTGACCGGGCTCACGTGGGAGCAGATGGCGGCGGTTTCGGTCAGTCTGCCCGAGCTGCCGGGCGTCGCCGTGGAGCAGCGCGACCAGAGATCGTATCCCCTCGGATCGATCATCGGCCATCTCACAGGATATCTGGCCGAACCGTCGAAGCTGGGCGACCCGCTGCAGGAGAGGGCGGCCAAGCTCGGCTTGAAGGTCGGCGCGAACGGGCTGGAGCGCAGCTTCGAGGAACGGCTCCAGGGCCAGCCCGGAATGGTGCAGGCGGAGGTCGACGTCCGGGGCCGGACGGTGCGCCTTCTGTCGCAAACCCCGGGCGTTCCCGGCGAGGACGTCACCCTGGCCGTCGACGCCGGGTTGCAGAGCTACGTCGCCGAGCGCCTCCTCGCCGAACGCAGCGCTGCAGCGGTCGTCCTGGACATTCGCGACGGCGGAATCCTGGCGATGGTGTCCCAGCCCGGGTTCGATCCGAACACGCTGATCGACGGCATCACCTCGGCGGAATGGGCCGGCCTTTCGAACAACACCGATCGGCCGCTCCTCAACAAGGCGATCTCCGGCGAGTATGCCCCCGGATCGACCTTCAAGATGGTCGTGCTGCTCGCTGGGCTGCAGGCCGGTGTTATCACGCCGGATCACGCCGCCTCGTGCCGCGGCTTCATCGAGGTCGGCAGCTCCCGCTTCCATTGCTGGAAGCGCGGCGGACATGGTCGCGTCGGCATCCGCGAGTCGCTGAAATGGTCGTGCGACGTCTTCTATTACGATCTCGCCATCCGGGTCGGGATCGACCGCATCGCCGAGATGGCGAAGACGCTCGGCCTCGGGACCTCCTTCGACATCGGGCTCGCCGGCGAGCGGACGGCCCGGATTCCCACCGCGGAATGGAAGGAGGCCGCCTTCGGCCAGCCCTGGCGCGTCGGAGAAACTGTCAACGCCGGAATCGGCCAGGGCTACGTCACCACGACCGCCCTCCAGCTCGCCACGATGGCGGCACGGCTCGCGAGCGGTCGGGCCCTCACGCCATCGCTGATCCGGCGCGGCCCGGACGCGGCGGAGCCCGCTCCCCTGCCGATCGACCCGGAATTCCTTTCCCTTGCCGTCGGGGGGATGACGGCGGTGGTCAATGACCGCGACGGCACCGCCTGGTCGGCACGGATTCCGAACCCAGCCGAAGCGATGGCGGGCAAAACGGGAACCTCGCAGGTGCGTCGGATCACCATGGCGGAGCGGCAGGCCGGCGTCATCTCCAACAATGACCTGCCGTGGGAGCGGCGCGACCACGCGCTCTTCGTCGCATTCTCGCCGATCCACAAGCCGCGCTTCGCCGCGGCCGTGGTGGTGGAGCACGGCGGCGGAGGATCGGCGGTCGCGGCGCCGATCGCACGGGACGTGCTCGTCGAAGCTCATCGGCTGCTTCCGGACCAGGCCGAGCATCATCACCTGATCGCCGCCGGCCCGGAGCAGCCGCCGTCGACTGGACGCGGGTAG
- a CDS encoding cytochrome c, which produces MVLGVAGAVAGGAGLWWLGTRPPRIDPTDARQVAAGAAFYSQNCASCHGADLQGQANWRERLPSGRLPAPPHDESGHTWHHPDAVLFEIVKNGYGELAPPGYETDMPRFVGILSDQEIADVLAFIKSRWPRDVQMRQSRANSP; this is translated from the coding sequence ATGGTCCTGGGGGTCGCCGGTGCCGTGGCCGGCGGCGCCGGACTCTGGTGGCTCGGTACCCGCCCCCCGAGGATAGACCCCACCGACGCGCGTCAGGTCGCCGCCGGCGCAGCCTTCTACTCGCAGAATTGCGCGAGCTGCCACGGCGCCGATCTGCAGGGCCAGGCGAACTGGCGGGAACGGCTGCCGTCCGGACGACTGCCGGCGCCGCCGCACGACGAGAGCGGCCACACCTGGCATCATCCGGACGCTGTTCTGTTCGAGATCGTCAAGAACGGCTACGGCGAGCTCGCGCCGCCCGGCTACGAGACCGACATGCCTCGCTTCGTCGGAATCCTGAGCGATCAGGAGATCGCCGATGTCCTCGCCTTCATCAAGAGCAGGTGGCCGCGAGATGTCCAGATGCGCCAAAGCCGCGCCAACAGTCCCTAG
- a CDS encoding DUF305 domain-containing protein — translation MARLAVPTVLVAALAISSWAVVQLAEPRASSAQSMDHSTMPGMSSGSGMMDSPASKAMMEAMGRMQTSMSGAMTGNPDVDFAQGMIPHHQGAIDMARIELQYGTDPELKKLAGEIVAAQEKEIAFLKDWLAKRGK, via the coding sequence ATGGCACGCCTCGCAGTTCCCACCGTGCTCGTCGCCGCCTTGGCGATCAGCAGCTGGGCCGTCGTTCAGCTTGCGGAGCCCCGGGCCTCGAGCGCCCAGAGCATGGATCACTCCACAATGCCCGGTATGTCGTCCGGCTCGGGGATGATGGATAGCCCCGCTTCGAAGGCCATGATGGAGGCGATGGGCCGGATGCAGACCAGCATGTCCGGGGCGATGACCGGGAATCCGGATGTCGATTTCGCCCAGGGCATGATCCCCCATCACCAGGGAGCGATCGACATGGCCAGGATCGAGCTGCAATACGGCACCGATCCGGAGCTCAAGAAGCTCGCCGGAGAGATCGTCGCCGCCCAGGAGAAGGAGATCGCCTTCCTCAAGGATTGGCTTGCCAAGCGCGGCAAGTGA
- a CDS encoding L,D-transpeptidase family protein, translating into MILKAASVCALALSVSTAAWATTHSATAPIVDPVYSRLSQALGELDGQVAGNPVADISGTSLKPGDIDARVPLLKARLAALGDGTPGPAAYSVGDASASAVTEATPPAPSEQVYDPQLEENVKTFQRAWGLGDDGVVGRSTMWALNFGPDDARSAIVRTLARYSPPPAEGKSILVNIPLAEVIAFENGKEVMRSRVIVGTPETQTPRMTSRLTAVKYNPDWTVPSGLTEKYRKLLLAGRYDEVRRIGVKVKGPENTLYDVADISPYSIGYDGLRFWQPPGDDNALGLLKFELDNTRSIYLHDTPKKALFTRDSRALSNGCVRVERYLEFAAWVLDTTTEEVQARINAGKTSFARVPTPVTVQMAYYTAYPDELGGIRYGRDVYGLD; encoded by the coding sequence GTGATATTGAAGGCCGCGTCTGTTTGTGCGCTTGCGCTGAGCGTCTCGACCGCTGCATGGGCGACAACTCATTCGGCCACCGCGCCGATCGTCGATCCGGTATATTCCCGGCTCTCCCAAGCACTTGGCGAGCTCGATGGCCAAGTCGCAGGCAACCCGGTGGCGGATATCTCGGGTACGTCGTTGAAACCAGGCGACATCGATGCGCGCGTTCCGTTGCTCAAAGCGCGACTCGCGGCGTTGGGAGACGGAACGCCCGGCCCAGCGGCCTATTCCGTCGGAGATGCCAGTGCCTCGGCGGTGACCGAGGCGACGCCGCCCGCGCCGTCCGAGCAGGTCTACGACCCCCAGTTGGAGGAGAACGTGAAGACGTTCCAGCGCGCCTGGGGATTGGGTGACGACGGAGTGGTCGGGCGGTCGACGATGTGGGCGCTGAACTTCGGGCCGGATGATGCGCGGTCCGCGATTGTCAGGACGTTGGCCCGGTACAGCCCTCCGCCGGCGGAGGGCAAGTCGATCCTGGTCAACATCCCCTTGGCGGAGGTGATCGCGTTCGAAAACGGCAAGGAGGTGATGCGTTCGCGCGTCATCGTCGGAACTCCGGAGACGCAGACGCCCCGAATGACGTCGCGGCTGACGGCCGTGAAGTACAATCCGGACTGGACCGTTCCGTCCGGATTGACCGAAAAGTATCGGAAACTCCTGCTGGCCGGACGATATGACGAGGTGCGTCGCATCGGCGTCAAAGTCAAAGGTCCGGAAAACACGCTTTACGACGTCGCCGATATTTCCCCCTATTCGATCGGCTATGACGGCCTGCGCTTCTGGCAGCCACCGGGGGACGACAATGCTCTCGGCCTTCTGAAATTCGAGCTCGACAACACGCGGTCGATCTACCTGCACGACACACCCAAGAAGGCGCTGTTCACCCGAGACAGCCGCGCGCTGTCCAACGGCTGCGTTCGCGTCGAACGGTATCTCGAGTTCGCAGCCTGGGTCCTGGACACGACGACCGAAGAGGTCCAGGCGCGTATCAATGCAGGGAAGACGAGCTTTGCCCGCGTCCCGACACCGGTGACCGTCCAGATGGCCTACTACACCGCCTATCCGGACGAACTCGGCGGAATCCGCTACGGCCGGGACGTCTACGGACTGGATTGA
- a CDS encoding GDP-L-fucose synthase, protein MAATPYRLSGKRVFVAGHRGMVGSAIMRRLSGEDCELLTAGREEVDLRRQEQVEDWLATSRPNLVFMAAATVGGIFANDTRPADFLYDNLAIETNIIHAAHKAGVEKLVFLGSSCIYPRDADQPMTEAALLTGPLEPTNQWYAVAKIAGIKLCQAYRRQYGVDFISVMPTNLYGPHDNFDLNASHVVPALMRKAHEAKLKGDSTLVVWGSGLPRREFMHVDDLADACVHLAAVYSGEEYVNVGVGRDLSIRELAELICEVVGFRGMLVFDASRPDGTRRKLLDVSRLTGLGWRARIGLEEGLAATYRWYLESAPRLAGTVSE, encoded by the coding sequence ATGGCGGCCACACCCTACCGACTCTCCGGCAAGCGGGTCTTCGTCGCCGGCCATCGCGGCATGGTGGGCTCGGCCATCATGCGCAGGCTGTCGGGTGAGGACTGCGAGTTGCTGACCGCGGGACGAGAAGAGGTCGATCTCCGGCGGCAGGAGCAGGTCGAGGACTGGCTCGCCACCAGTCGGCCGAACCTGGTCTTCATGGCAGCGGCGACGGTCGGCGGGATTTTCGCCAATGACACGCGTCCAGCCGACTTTCTCTACGACAACCTTGCGATCGAGACGAACATCATCCACGCCGCGCACAAGGCCGGCGTGGAGAAGCTCGTGTTCCTGGGCTCTTCCTGCATCTATCCCCGGGATGCGGACCAGCCGATGACCGAAGCAGCGTTGCTGACCGGACCGCTCGAGCCCACGAACCAGTGGTATGCCGTCGCCAAGATCGCGGGGATCAAGCTGTGCCAAGCCTATCGGCGCCAGTACGGCGTAGACTTCATCTCGGTCATGCCGACCAACCTCTATGGTCCGCACGACAATTTCGATCTCAATGCCTCCCACGTCGTACCCGCCCTGATGCGCAAGGCGCATGAGGCCAAGCTGAAGGGAGATTCGACTTTGGTGGTTTGGGGCAGCGGTCTGCCCCGGCGGGAATTCATGCACGTCGATGATCTGGCCGATGCCTGCGTCCATCTCGCGGCGGTGTATTCCGGTGAAGAGTACGTGAATGTCGGAGTGGGGCGGGATCTGAGCATCCGCGAATTGGCCGAACTGATCTGCGAAGTCGTCGGCTTCCGGGGGATGCTCGTCTTCGATGCATCTCGCCCGGACGGCACGCGGCGCAAGCTGCTCGACGTATCACGGCTCACGGGGCTCGGCTGGAGGGCCCGCATCGGACTCGAAGAGGGCCTGGCTGCGACCTATCGATGGTATTTGGAATCAGCGCCGCGGCTTGCCGGCACGGTTTCCGAGTAG